The window AATCGATCGGAGGAAGATCGCTCTGGGCGACGCCCGGCGGATGAAAACGCTTCGGCCCGGCCCACGACAGCGGGCTCGCACGCTTCGACCACATGGGGTCGGTGAGAAAGCTCTGGTGCTCCATCTGCACGAGCATCGTGGCGTGCCCGATCCACGTGATTGTGGGAACGCTCGCGGTGGCGTTCGCGCGAAGGAAGGCACCGTCGTTTTGCACCTGGGCGGGGATGCCGTCGGAACCCGCGAATATCTTCCCGATCCTGCGGAGGAAGAACGGGAAGGTCACGTCGATCCCGGCGCGGTCGAGAGGACCCGCGAGGTTGGCGAAGCGCCCGTCGTCGTCGCGGGGCTGCGGAAACGGCGCAGGTTCTTCGGCGCGTGAAACGCCGCCAAGCGCGATCGCCAGCAGGACGACCAGAAAGTACGGCCGGGCCTTAGTCATTCCCGCTCTGCTTGCGCCCGCGTTCTTGGATGCGTCGCCGCCGGTCTTCGACATCCTCGGCGCGCACCGAGCGTGCGTGCTCGCGCGAGACGGCCTGTTCGATCTCCATCGCGTCGCCGAACGTCGCCGCAAAGCCGTCGTCGATGACCTTCTTGTAGCCACGCACCGTCGCCGGGTCGCACGACAGCATGTCCTCGGCGAGCCCGCGGCATGTGGGGAGCAGTTCCTCGGGGGAGACCACACGGCTCACGAGCCCCCAGTCGTACGCGCGACTCGCTTCAAGGTAGTTCCCGGTGAGGGACAACTCCTTCGCCCGGTAGATCCCGATGGCGCGACAGAGTCGCTGGGAGAGGCCCCAGCCGGGGAGGATCCCGACCCGGGCATGGGTGTCCGAGAACCGGGCCTCCGTCGAGGCGATCAAGAGATCGCACGCGAGAGCGAGTTCGAAGCCGCCGGTTACGGCAAAGCCGTTGATCGCACCGATCACCGGCTGCGGCAGCTCGGCCATCGAGCGGACCGGGTCGAGCTCGACGACGGCGGTCGTTTTGCCCCCGTAACCGGTCGTGCCGCGCTGCCCCAGTTCTTTCAGGTCCACTCCGGCGCAGAACGCACGCCCGGCTCCGGTCAGGATCACGACGCGGGTGCCTTCATCCCCGGCGAGTTCGTCGAAGGCTTCGGCGAGGCCTTGTCTGAGAGCCGTCGAGAGCGCGTTCAGCGCCTCGGGGCGATTCAGGGTCACGGTTGCGATCTCTCCGGACTTCTCGATCAGAACGACGGGCTCGGACATTCTCCGGTTCTCCTCGGTTTCTCTTCGTGCGGCTAGCGCAGCGACGGGGCCCCGTCCATCGCGCGTTGCGTCGATTTGAACGATCGTCTCAATGAGAG of the Candidatus Binatia bacterium genome contains:
- a CDS encoding enoyl-CoA hydratase; translation: MSEPVVLIEKSGEIATVTLNRPEALNALSTALRQGLAEAFDELAGDEGTRVVILTGAGRAFCAGVDLKELGQRGTTGYGGKTTAVVELDPVRSMAELPQPVIGAINGFAVTGGFELALACDLLIASTEARFSDTHARVGILPGWGLSQRLCRAIGIYRAKELSLTGNYLEASRAYDWGLVSRVVSPEELLPTCRGLAEDMLSCDPATVRGYKKVIDDGFAATFGDAMEIEQAVSREHARSVRAEDVEDRRRRIQERGRKQSGND